The genomic segment AAAACGCTACATTAAAGAGGTAAACGAAAATGACAATCACTTAGCCAAATTTTCTGAtacaaaaaacttttaacaCATTTTATCTATCATATGTAAATATGCTCAAGAGTAACGATGTAACAATCGTTCAAGGATCAAAATATGAGCTTAAAGTTTGTGTGAAGCAATGAATACCACGGCAAACAATGATGAATCTTACAAAATATTCATAAGAGTCGGGGGAAATTATATTTAGGTTTAGAATGTTATGGGTTatacttttagttttagatgTGTTATTTGATATTGATGACTGATGTCATCTATAATATACGTCACTGTAATTATTAGTTATATAAGTTTGTCAACtatatttgtattaatttacaaaagcaactatttaaagttgaaaatcttttaaaaacagaaactaaaagtGTAaagacaataaataataaatcaagtAAAATGAAAAAGCGGATAGAAAATGTAAAGGATGATTTATGTAAAagcaattaattttatattgtgttggaaagaagaaaagaaactagaatgaaaaaaaaaaactttataattaaaaaaaactagaataaaaataataaataattcaacATGTGATATTAGAGAAAAACAAgattgtcaaaagaaaaatataggcAGAAGAGGATGATTATTTACGAGTCACGGGGTTAACAATACTGACTTTTTTCTTTGGATATACAGACGTTTGATGGGATCAgggtagagtttttttttgtagccatttttatatactaataaaaattgatgttaagGAATAATTAAAGTTTAGTAGGATTATGGATTActttaacattaattaactaCTCATAAGTAATGCGTCATCACTAGTCTGTAAGAAATGGTTTAACTATTTGTCTATTTCAAATGGatgatcttctcttctctacaaaaaaaaatactaaacaagaaaccacaacATGCGATTCGAACGATATTACGTTGGACCTTCGAAAATCTTGTATTCATGATCTGTACAAATTTGTACTTATCCGAAGTTTTGAACTCGACGTCTGACAtataaacatttctttttttttacaaaaagactACTAATCACATGACCCAGAACATATATACTGTTAAACATCTGACTTTATTACAAAACAATCAATATAAAAAGACAAACTaagaaaaattatgtaaaaattaaaaaacaataagaaagaCCCCATCCCTACATTCAAAAATCTAACGCAAGGTCATTAATGATTaaccaagacaaaaaaatatctctaaTATAAATATCATCCATTACTTCACCCTTCACTCTCcgacacacacacaacaacaacacaacacaacacaacacaacaatggAGCTAGTTACAAGCTTGACCAGCTGGTTAACTCCGACcactctcttcctcctcctcaattTCACCATCGGCACCATCTTCATCGCCAACCGTTTCAGCTCCTCCGGTTCAAGAAAACACAACCCGCATCAAGATGGTTTCCGGTCGGGTTATGACCAAGGTCAGGCAAGGTTCGGCAGACCTCCTTCGCTCATAGACAGAGTCAAGTCCATCAACTTCAGTCTCTACAATTCTCATTCATCAGAATCCGAGATCCACTACTCCGGGTCGGATCATAACCCGAACCCACCTCCATCTCTCTTGCAACGGGTCAGATCCTTCAACATGCCTTCCTTCAAGTTCCCACAACACAATTCCGAAGGAGACTACGCTGCTTACGACCTCATGACCCGAACCGAAGAAATTAACCGGGTCGACGACCCGATCGACAAGATACCGGAGAATGACGTCACGACCGAACCTAGAGTCGGAGCTCCATCACTCTTGCAGCGGGTAAAATCCATAAAGCTTCCTTCTTTATACAGATCCGAGCCAGATCCGATCCCCGAAGAGACAAAGCCGACGAGGACGAAGTCGGAGTCGAGCAAACCggtgacgaagaagaagaagaaagctacgGCGAAGAAGATGACGAAATCGGCTAGCGAGAGATACACCGGACGGGAAGAAGAGACGGGTGATACCGTGGAGAAGAGACGACCGGAGACAATGAGAGCTGAGAGACCGACGCCTATGGTCGACGAAGGTGTGGATGATAAAGCTTCGAACTTCATCAACAAGTTTAAGCAGCAGCTTAAGCTACAGAGGCTAGATTCGTTTCTAAGGTACAGAGAGATGCTCAAGaacgagtaaaaaaaaaaaaaactttaaattacgtTTTTGTCCTTTCGTCGGAATCTGTTTTTAGAACCTGGTGGTAAATACGGTTGCATCTGAAGGGCTTTTAGGTCATTTCGACACATAtctgttttagttttgtttgctAGATTTGGTGATGACTGGTTATGACAAAACTAGTTTGTGTCGTGTGCGTAATTGCTGGATCTGGACATCTGAGTTCCACTTAATCTTTTGTCGTTTATTTACTCGGATGGTAAAAGTAGTTTTTATTACGTGGAAACATTATTCTAATTATTACGCATCGGTTGTTGTTGCGACCGAAGAAGAACATTCATCGATTTACTTTAATTCCCTCGTCACATATTCTAATAATTACTTATACTATCTTATTGTTCTTTAATAGTATAATTATAATGAACTgtttgtttaagaaaattattgttAATGATCAACTGGGATTCATTTTGGGTACGTAGTTGTTATCAGCCTACTACTATTTATTCAACTACCAATGACAAAGACGGTTCTAATTACATGCTTATATATTCTCATtaaattacatgtttatatGTTATATCACCATATATTGATGAAGTTTTTAGTCTTCTGACAAAATATCTAGTGAAAGAATATAGTTCTAGAATTTAAAAGGCGATATATATTTGaggtaattaagaaaaaaaaagcagtggaatttaagaaagaaaataagtttGAAATATGTTTTGGACTTCTTTTACACATGCGTGATATGTTATCAGTATTAtgttatatttctatatatacctGTAATTCACCAAATTCAGGTTATATACAGTTTTAGTCTTGAATAATCAAATGTTGTGTTATGAATGACAACAAAAGTCTTCAATTATATCATGAAGTTTGTTAGAAGCAAGAAACTAATAAAAGGAATATTTGAGATATGGGTCATATGAAGTTATTTTTCAAGAGTGTGGGCTAATATGAAATATCTCAAATTAGAATGTGGTATTTGGAGaggtcaaaaaagaaaagaaaagtggtattttgtaataatttttctttcaatccAATATGTTTTAGTTGACGTGcctttttttattctatttctGATGCACGTATTCACTAGTTTATAAGCAGCAATTATGTGTATTTTGTTGTATGGATATGTGAACATATACTATTCCGTTAAACTTATGTACCGAGTTTTATAATCTATAAACAATTAAtgctttaattattttggatGTAGGTCTTTCgtctttaaattataaatagacAGGGAATAGTAtttgtatatttctttttttattttatttttaatttcactttctttaattataaaatggGAAGATCGCTATTCGAATGCTACTACTGGCATTATTCTGGATTTAGATAATTGTGCAGTACCAAAACAAGTCTGGCCAAGTCAACTTGCAAGCAATATGTGCATGTCGCTTACTGCAGCCAATTTTTTGGGTCGTGTAAACATTGAAGCTGCTGGGTAAAACATTTCTCATCATATTGTGCAAGAGCTCCAGAACTCCAGAATCAGAGTCTACCCTGTTTTTTCTGGTAAAATTATTTACGAgtgatttagttttttaaaattaaagtgaATGATTTATAATTGCTTGTTTGCTTGGACTTTTTAGCTAGACCACAAGCATTAGACTTCAAACTTCTCTCCAGAATATCTTGCTTGGACCCACCAAAACCCAGCACCAGCAAATATGGTTGTAATATCTAGTGATAGAGATTTTGCAGGGTGGAAGACTACAACATGATGATTGTACAAATTTTGAGGAGTTCAAACCTCGATCTGAAAATCACATCAAAATTTGTCTAGGATTGGGCGAGTGAACAAGGAAGGGTACTCTCGCTTGAAGGAAAAATCAAGAGGCAAGCCAAATTTATTCAGTTGAGAGAGAATCACCTGACAAAATTTAATCTCGTCACTAAGTCTACATAGAATGGAGATGCTTCTCCTTTCATAAAATGTGACTTCTGTCACCAGCTCCTCAACCTGAAAAACTGATTTGCCCAACATGCTCCTACTCTGTGGACTATTTATTGAACTACTAATGACAAAGACGATTCTAATTACATGCTTATATATTCTCGTTAAATTACATGCTTATATGTTATATCACCATACATTGATGAAGCTTTTTAGTCTTCTGACAAAAAAACTAGTGAAGAATAATAATGACAAGAATATAGTTGTAGAATTTAGAAGACGATATATATTTGAGGTAATTACGAAAAAAATGCAGTGGACTTTAAGGCCATCTTTATCAGTATATCTGATAAGGTGTTCTTggactttttttatttggaaaaaattaaaaagtgggCTTAGATCATAGAAAATGATCTTATTTGAAAACTgttttttgtgttgttcttATGCGACGTGGCATTGTCTCAttgaaaacaatttttgtaaCGGAGAAAACTTttcatttctcattttgttCGATATCGTGACAAACTCCTTGTGAATTTGGAAGAAATTTATCCCAAAATTCAGTTGCAAATGGAGGAGAATGATTTAACTTTTGGTGACCTCCGACTGTTCGAACCGTTACTCATCACCTCCACCGACGGCGGATCTCAACGGCGACTCTGGTTCAGGTAATCGTGACTCGTCTCCTTCCGATGgcgaattgatttttttttctgggttatCGTTGAATGAGGAGGTTTACGCTACGGTTTCTGGGTTATCATTGAATTGATCCACCGACGGCGGATCTCAACGATTCGTTGTCTCCGGAGGATGCGGCTAAGGAAGAAGAGGTTTACGCTACGGTTGTTAAGTTGGAGGAAATTCACGAGGGATACGAGAAGCTCTTGAGGGATTTGGAGGAGGAGCTTTGTAGGGGTTATGGTTTGGCTGTTGATGAGTCGTTGAACGGTGGGGATGAAGTGAATGAAGAGGTTTTAGCTGTGATTAAGGGAGCTGAAGATGGTGGAGTCGTTGAAAGGATTGATCTTTCTGATCGTCAGCTTAAGCTTATTCCTGATGCTTTAGGGAAGATCGTTGGTTTGGTTTCCTTGGATCTCTCTCGCAATGATCTCAAGGTATTGTCCCCCGAGACTTTGATTCGTTTCTACATGAATCTTGGTGTGTTTAGTTTCGAAAAATTTGGTCTTTTTGCTGTAACTTATAATAATCTCGATTAAAGCTCCAATGGCGTCATGAATCTAGACTAGTTCTCTGATTGGTAGAGGTTGTGTTCTGTGAAGGGTGAAAATCATGAAACTTTGGAATGTGACTTGCTTTAGCTTATGAATCTTGATGTATCTGTGAAGCTTGATTAGTCATTGGAATTATTTGGTCGAGGATCATATAAAGAATTGCAGATAACTCATGATTCTGGTGATCTAATTGCTATCTTTAAGGGTTTAGATGTGTGTGTTTTCAGATTTGTGAACCATCAAGGCTAGAGAGTAGATAGTTTCTGAAAAAACTGCAGGTCTTTGGAAAATCTGCAGGTTACAAACAAGCTCATTTGTTCTTTTCTCTGTGAATTGTTCTCTAAATTTTGTGTTTGGGATGTGATTTGTAGTGTTTGCTTAGATTGAAAGAGAAAAGCTAAATGATAGGTATGTTCAAAGCTTTGCCTAACCCTGAGCTCTGTTTTGGAGCCTGGCAGGACACCGAAGACGGATAAAGTAGCTATACTAGATAAGGAGAAGATAGAGCAACAATTGAAATCTATGGCGGTACCTCCATCGGGTTTCATGCCTCCCCAGCATCCAGCAGCTTTCCTCCTGTTGCTTAATCTTCTTTCTGTTAGATTCATCATTGATCATAGTTCAGATGATTCTTTATCAGTAGTTTTGCAGTAACCATTGGGAGGGGATTAGagagttttatgattttttgtttcggTTTATCAAGTATTTAAGCTTTACTATTATATTATTACATAGTATTAAAcattgttaaattttaaattaaacattaatctatgtatttattaaacattcttaaatttctataagaatattatgttattaaatattaagatcttaaatatgttctcccaataactaacttcttaacaaaagttcttaactactgatcttacattattttcacaatatttatactctaagaacaccctaaactgatctccctataaagatgccctaagaaagaaaatgagtttgtaACATGTTTTGGACTTCTTTTACACATGTGTGCTATGTTATCAGTACAACATGCATAATTTTGTCCACTATTATGTTATATTTCTATATAGACCTCTAGTTCACCAAATTGAGGTTATATACAGTTTTAGTCTTGAATAATCAAATGTGGTATTTGGAGaggtcaaaaaagaaaagaaaagtggtATTTGGtaataaattttctttcaatCCAATGACCAATAAGGCAATATGTGTCGGTTGACGTGCctatttttattctattttcacTTTCTAGTTTGATGAACGTACGCGCTGATGCACATATTCACTAGTTTATAAGCAGCACAATTATGTGTATTTTGTTACATGGATATGTGAAAATATACTATTCCGTTAAGTTTTATGTACCGATTTTATaaacacactatatatatgaatgtcTTTTTCTGAGGTAATCATAGCTTCAAGACAAATACTATATCATTCATGACATTTTAGTGTATGTGAATTAGATAGGTGGGCaatctaatttacaaaaatGATGGTTCGTAAAGCCCGACACATTAGATGGGGAAGATACTCTGGGCACCGGTTCCCTACCATTGTCTTTTTGTGTGTTGAAACTTCATTCCAATGTGAGAGGAGTACTGTTAACCCCTATAATTTAGTGTCAAATAGCAAAGTGACAAGTGGCCATTTCAAGTCACTATCTCTAAGATTCAAAATCAGTCGTACTTTGAATTCGTATGTCGGTAGTTACAGCCCTAGAACCTAACGGGTTTTGTCACTGTCCATAGTTTTGAAGAATGATCCACGGTTCACGTGTTGTGAAAGAGAGTTTTATAATAGTCACGTGAGTTTCACATAGTCTGAGAGCCTCTGCGTGAGTTAGAGTGTCTTTTCTGCTTTCGACGAGGCACCCATCGTCTCATCATTTGTCTTGTTCGATTTTGTGGTGGAAACAGAGGACTGGTGCCAATGCTATGATCATGATGTAATGACAAACCTCGATAAATAACTACAGGAGTTTGGGTATAGATTTTTAAACACGTGTATGAATAAAATGGTTATTTATTAGAATATAATGTATCACACTAAAAAACAATCTCTTGAGTAAACTGAATCCAAAGTCCAAAGAACAAGTGCGTTTGTTCTTGTTACAGAATTACAATATTTGTATGAAACGCACTTGGAGTTGGAGCTAGAATTCACATGATGCAAAAAGTGAAGAACAAAACTATGATACAAAGGATgcaaagtgaagaaaaaaactatacttACACacagatgagagagagagagagagatggtaaCAAATAATATACATGTGGTACGTATACAACAATTACATAGGGGTGGCCAAAACTCTTAGCCTGTTTCAAAACATATGAGACATCAGATTTTTAGTTGGAGTTGGAGGAGTGAAATGTGACATGATTTTTCATTCCCGAACTCCCGTTCCGGCAAGGTTGTTTCACAAAATCTCGTCTGTCCACTCTAAGGCGCCGATGAGAGAGTTTACTATTAGACCTCATCGCAGATGTTGGTTTGGATGTAGAAGACTTTCCAAATTCCTCCTTGCCCTCACTGAAGGTCTTCATCAAAGTCTCTTGTAGTTCCATGTACCTTTGCTTCTTCTGTAACCGTTTCTCAGGAGTGTCTTCTTCTACACTAGCGAGATAATTTAAGTCCTCGGTGTCCATAAAGTGATCGAGCGAACAGCGTGGGAAGTAGCGTTTCCCTAGGtccactaaaaaaaaacatcattagaTTTCTTTATTCGTAAGAAAAGAGATGAGACATGTTACATGTAAGAATCAATCCATACCGGTGTCACAAAGTGCTCTTAGTCTGCTCAAATGCTT from the Camelina sativa cultivar DH55 chromosome 12, Cs, whole genome shotgun sequence genome contains:
- the LOC104730798 gene encoding uncharacterized protein LOC104730798, coding for MELVTSLTSWLTPTTLFLLLNFTIGTIFIANRFSSSGSRKHNPHQDGFRSGYDQGQARFGRPPSLIDRVKSINFSLYNSHSSESEIHYSGSDHNPNPPPSLLQRVRSFNMPSFKFPQHNSEGDYAAYDLMTRTEEINRVDDPIDKIPENDVTTEPRVGAPSLLQRVKSIKLPSLYRSEPDPIPEETKPTRTKSESSKPVTKKKKKATAKKMTKSASERYTGREEETGDTVEKRRPETMRAERPTPMVDEGVDDKASNFINKFKQQLKLQRLDSFLRYREMLKNE